A window of the Camelus dromedarius isolate mCamDro1 chromosome 5, mCamDro1.pat, whole genome shotgun sequence genome harbors these coding sequences:
- the LOC105086257 gene encoding disintegrin and metalloproteinase domain-containing protein 21, whose product MVAGEAAVSMGVVVLLWLEVSLFPCGLSQAGRSQSLSSPDVVIPSKVTNRSRGAKAPGWLSYSLQFGGWQHVVHMRAKKILVSRHLPVFTYTDQHALRQDQPFVPDDCYYHGYVEGALESLVSLSTCSGGFQGMLQINDITYEIEPIRHSTTFEHLIYKINTNETQVSLMRCGLTNKPHQQMEFEEAEKLTLRQNSAHNWWTHSWFLELTVVVDHNFFIYCQSNFSNVQENVFVVVNIVDSIYQQLGTYVILTGIEIWNHGNVFPMISIEQVLEDFSQWKQISLSQLQYDAAHIFIKNSLISVLGIAYVAGICHPPIDCGVNNFKGDPWSVFALTVAHELGHTLGMQHDEEFCLCGQSACIMNAVRVPSERFTNCSYADFTKTTLNQGSCLYSPPIPGAVFMPKRCGNGVVEAEEKCDCGSIKQCEQDPCCLLNCTLRPGAACAFGLCCKDCKFMPAGELCRRQVSECDLPEWCNGTSHQCPEDVYVQDGIPCSDDSAYCYQKRCNNRDEQCREIFGEGAKSASQICYKEINSQGNRFGHCGINGTTYLKCRTSDIFCGRVQCENVGGIPHLRDHSTLQYTHINGVTCWSIDYHLGMNIPDVGEVKDGTMCGPGKICLHKKCVSLSLLSRVCLPETCNMKGICNNQHHCHCGYGWSPPYCLHRGNGGSVDSGPAPARRVFLPLFVTLALSVLLLPLTAIFMYLRKRFGPEETKTQSSD is encoded by the coding sequence ATGGTGGCTGGTGAGGCTGCAGTATCCATGGGAGTCGTTGTACTGCTCTGGCTTGAGGTGTCTCTGTTCCCTTGTGGCCTCTCCCAGGCTGGGCGTTCCCAAAGCCTCAGCTCCCCAGATGTGGTGATCCCCTCAAAGGTTACCAACAGAAGCAGAGGTGCAAAGGCTCCAGGCTGGCTCTCCTACAGCCTGCAGTTTGGGGGCTGGCAACATGTTGTCCACATGAGGGCTAAGAAGATCTTGGTTTCCAGACATCTCCCAGTGTTCACCTACACGGACCAGCATGCCCTCCGCCAGGATCAGCCTTTTGTTCCTGATGACTGCTACTATCATGGCTATGTGGAGGGGGCCCTGGAGTCCCTGGTTTCCCTCAGTACTTGTTCTGGGGGctttcaaggaatgctacagatAAATGACATTACTTATGAAATTGAGCCCATCAGGCACTCTACCACATTTGAACACCTGATTTATAAGATAAACACTAATGAGACACAAGTCTCACTTATGAGATGTGGCTTAACAAATAAACCACATCAACAGATGGAATTTGAAGAGGCCGAAAAATTAACTCTGAGACAAAATTCTGCTCATAACTGGTGGACCCACTCATGGTTTCTGGAGCTGACTGTGGTGGTAGATCACAATTTCTTCATTTACTGCCAAAGTAATTTCTCAAATGTGCAGGAGAAtgtatttgttgttgttaacatAGTGGATTCCATTTATCAGCAGTTGGGTACTTATGTGATTTTGACTGGAATTGAGATTTGGAATCATGGAAATGTTTTCCCAATGATAAGCATAGAACAGGTTCTGGAGGATTTCTCTCAGTGGAAACAAATCAGTCTTTCCCAGCTACAGTATGATGCTGcacatattttcattaaaaattcactCATAAGTGTACTTGGGATAGCCTATGTTGCAGGAATATGTCATCCTCCTATTGACTGTGGAGTTAATAATTTCAAAGGAGATCCCTGGTCTGTTTTTGCCCTCACTGTAGCTCATGAGTTAGGTCACACTTTGGGTATGCAGCATGATGAAGAATTCTGTTTGTGTGGGCAAAGTGCTTGCATCATGAATGCTGTCAGAGTGCCATCAGAGAGATTCACCAATTGTAGTTATGCAGACTTTACAAAGACCACTTTAAACCAGGGATCATGTCTGTACAGTCCTCCAATTCCAGGGGCAGTCTTTATGCCGAAACGCTGTGGGAACGGTGTGGttgaagcagaagaaaagtgtgaCTGTGGCTCTATAAAGCAGTGTGAACAAGATCCCTGTTGTCTGTTGAACTGCACTCTGAGGCCTGGGGCTGCTTGTGCTTTTGGACTTTGTTGCAAAGACTGCAAGTTCATGCCAGCAGGGGAACTCTGTAGACGTCAGGTCAGTGAATGTGACCTTCCAGAGTGGTGCAATGGAACATCTCATCAGTGCCCAGAAGATGTATATGTGCAGGACGGGATTCCCTGTAGTGATGACAGTGCCTACTGCTATCAAAAGAGATGTAATAACCGTGATGAACAGTGCAGGGAGATTTTCGGTGAAGGTGCAAAGAGTGCATCTCAGATTTGCTATAAAGAAATTAATTCCCAGGGAAACCGTTTTGGCCACTGTGGTATAAATGGCACAACATACCTCAAATGTCGTACTTCAGATATCTTTTGTGGGAGAGTTCAGTGTGAGAATGTGGGAGGCATTCCCCATCTGAGAGACCACTCAACATTACAGTACACTCACATCAATGGTGTCACCTGCTGGAGTATTGACTATCACCTAGGGATGAATATACCTGATGTTGGTGAAGTGAAAGATGGCACCATGTGTGGTCCAGGAAAGATCTGCCTACACAAGAagtgtgtcagtctgtctctcCTGTCACGAGTCTGCTTGCCTGAGACCTGCAACATGAAGGGGATCTGCAATAATCAACATCACTGCCACTGTGGCTATGGGTGGTCCCCGCCCTACTGCCTACACAGAGGCAACGGAGGTAGCGTTGACAGTGGCCCAGCACCTGCCAGAAGAGTTTTCTTGCCATTATTTGTGACTCTTGCtttgtctgttttgcttttaCCTTTGACTGCTATATTTATGTACCTTCGAAAACGTTTTGGACCCGAGGAGACTAAGACTCAATCTTCAGATTAA